From Bacteroidota bacterium, the proteins below share one genomic window:
- a CDS encoding PorV/PorQ family protein, translating into MNSLTRLYTFFLLFLAAVPAWSQTQASNGTTAPKYSNEFLAIGVGARSFGMSGATIASVDDVTAGYWNPAGLTRQQNNVQVGLMHAEYFASIANYDYAAVSGRIDSSSVFGVSMIRFAVDDIPNTTQLIDNGGNIDYDRITTFSAQDYAFILSYARTLKIPGLRVGANAKIIRRTIGDFAGAWGFGLDAGAQYDWKAWKFGATLRDVTSTFNAWSFNLSDEMKDVFIATGNVIPNNSLELTLPRLALGASRQWTLDKKQRFTLGGEISLVNTFDSQRNVLIKTNVWSMEPMMGLEAGFKNMIFLRAGIGNIQTAKDITGSDVTTLQPNLGVGIRFKRLSIDYALSDVGDQSVALYSNVFSLRLNIDRSIR; encoded by the coding sequence ATGAACTCACTGACCCGACTTTATACTTTTTTTCTGCTGTTTCTTGCCGCTGTACCGGCGTGGTCGCAAACGCAGGCCAGCAATGGTACCACAGCGCCTAAATACAGTAATGAATTCCTCGCCATTGGCGTGGGTGCACGCAGCTTCGGCATGTCGGGCGCTACAATTGCTTCGGTTGATGATGTAACGGCCGGTTACTGGAATCCGGCCGGACTTACCCGCCAGCAAAACAATGTACAGGTAGGCCTGATGCATGCCGAATATTTTGCCTCCATTGCCAACTACGACTATGCGGCCGTTTCCGGTCGTATTGACAGCAGCAGCGTGTTTGGCGTGAGCATGATCCGCTTTGCGGTGGACGATATTCCCAATACGACACAGCTTATCGACAATGGCGGCAATATCGACTACGACCGCATTACCACTTTCTCAGCGCAGGACTACGCATTTATTCTTTCCTATGCGCGCACGCTGAAAATTCCCGGCCTGCGTGTAGGAGCCAACGCCAAAATAATACGCCGCACCATTGGCGACTTTGCCGGCGCCTGGGGTTTTGGTCTTGATGCGGGTGCACAGTACGACTGGAAAGCCTGGAAATTCGGTGCCACACTGCGCGATGTGACTTCTACTTTCAACGCCTGGAGCTTTAACCTGAGCGATGAAATGAAAGACGTGTTCATTGCCACCGGCAACGTAATTCCAAACAATTCGCTTGAACTCACCCTGCCGCGTCTGGCGCTGGGAGCTTCACGCCAATGGACACTCGACAAAAAACAACGCTTTACACTGGGCGGCGAAATTTCGCTGGTGAATACATTCGACAGTCAGCGCAATGTGCTCATCAAAACCAATGTGTGGAGCATGGAGCCGATGATGGGCTTGGAAGCAGGCTTTAAAAACATGATTTTCCTGCGCGCCGGCATTGGCAACATACAAACCGCCAAAGACATTACCGGTTCTGATGTAACCACCTTGCAGCCCAACCTTGGTGTGGGCATACGCTTTAAACGTCTTTCCATTGATTATGCGCTGAGCGATGTGGGCGACCAGTCGGTAGCGTTATATTCAAATGTTTTCTCGCTGCGTTTAAACATCGACCGCAGCATCCGCTGA
- a CDS encoding T9SS type A sorting domain-containing protein, translated as MKILHFLLISATLWSSFISAQNSVDFSWTSSAVTTQSVSPPVFPGCDTATRITLSTQAVHIVNFNGSGPYSSGQPITSALIPSSAAASSLLAFDITISFSTPVASCELLVRDIDDEYDDGFPEETLSNFSVTPSSINTVTGTYNWNGSTLTPTDNNIRFWVQWNTVPITSVTFRYNRSIVNYALLLDSIRFTCFNPKSVSEINNQPLPVTAGYLPALQALHIEVAAEVDQCNFNLYAATGQLVYRQSLSQGMHTVPLQQLSPGLYIAEFYSGQRIKRERFFVCY; from the coding sequence ATGAAAATTCTGCATTTTTTACTCATCTCTGCCACACTTTGGAGTAGCTTTATTTCGGCTCAAAATTCGGTTGATTTCAGCTGGACTTCCTCCGCTGTAACTACCCAGAGTGTAAGTCCGCCCGTTTTTCCCGGTTGCGACACCGCCACACGGATTACGCTTTCCACACAGGCGGTTCACATTGTAAATTTCAACGGTTCCGGCCCGTATTCGTCCGGACAGCCCATTACCTCGGCGCTTATTCCCTCTAGTGCCGCGGCATCCTCGCTGCTGGCATTTGATATTACTATTTCATTTTCCACACCGGTAGCCTCCTGCGAATTGCTTGTGCGTGATATTGATGATGAGTACGACGACGGATTTCCAGAAGAAACACTTTCCAATTTCTCAGTTACTCCTTCATCAATTAACACTGTTACCGGCACCTACAACTGGAACGGAAGTACGCTGACCCCTACCGACAACAATATTCGTTTTTGGGTGCAGTGGAATACTGTGCCAATAACAAGCGTTACTTTCCGCTACAACCGCAGTATCGTAAACTATGCACTGCTGCTTGATTCCATTCGGTTTACGTGTTTCAATCCGAAATCAGTAAGTGAAATAAACAATCAGCCCTTGCCTGTTACGGCTGGTTATTTGCCTGCCTTGCAAGCGCTTCATATTGAAGTGGCGGCGGAGGTTGACCAGTGCAATTTCAATTTGTATGCCGCAACCGGACAGCTCGTGTACCGCCAATCATTGAGTCAGGGTATGCACACCGTACCGCTTCAGCAGCTTTCGCCCGGTTTGTACATTGCCGAGTTTTATTCAGGACAACGTATCAAACGCGAACGGTTTTTTGTATGTTACTGA
- a CDS encoding DUF4231 domain-containing protein, with product MTQEEYLSQRLLPQIKWYSSKAALNKSWHIYTRIAVIILSALIPLLAGMEFVAAFKNILLGTLGALVVIVEGISEFLKFREKWSQYRSTAELLKQEKMLFLTSSSSYSESETPFRLLVARVEALINKENAEWVRYVKENV from the coding sequence ATGACTCAGGAAGAATATCTCTCGCAACGTTTGCTTCCGCAAATAAAGTGGTACAGCAGCAAAGCCGCCTTGAATAAAAGCTGGCATATCTATACGCGCATAGCAGTGATTATTCTTTCGGCACTTATTCCGCTGCTTGCGGGTATGGAGTTTGTCGCAGCCTTTAAAAACATCTTGCTCGGAACGCTCGGGGCACTTGTGGTAATTGTGGAAGGCATTTCCGAGTTTCTGAAATTTCGCGAGAAATGGAGTCAGTATCGCTCCACTGCCGAATTGCTAAAACAGGAAAAAATGCTTTTTCTCACCTCCTCCAGCAGTTACAGCGAATCGGAAACCCCATTCCGGTTGCTCGTAGCACGCGTTGAGGCATTGATTAATAAGGAAAATGCGGAGTGGGTGAGGTATGTGAAGGAAAACGTTTGA
- a CDS encoding TIR domain-containing protein, which produces MPELKTYDLFISHAWSHGDEYYSLVEKLIEAPNFKWRNYSVPEHDPLIDPENPEGMKKLEKMLAEQVRQASCVIIIGGMYVNHREWIQKEIKIAQDFEKPIVLVSPWAQERIPKEIQGIADEVVKWNIASIIEAIRKCLS; this is translated from the coding sequence ATGCCTGAATTGAAAACCTACGATCTTTTTATTTCACATGCGTGGAGTCATGGAGATGAATACTATTCACTTGTTGAAAAACTGATAGAGGCGCCTAATTTTAAGTGGCGAAACTATAGTGTTCCTGAACATGATCCACTTATAGATCCCGAAAATCCGGAAGGAATGAAAAAACTTGAAAAAATGCTGGCAGAACAGGTAAGGCAAGCAAGTTGTGTGATAATTATTGGAGGAATGTATGTGAATCATAGAGAGTGGATTCAGAAAGAAATTAAAATCGCTCAAGATTTCGAAAAGCCAATTGTGCTCGTGTCTCCTTGGGCACAGGAAAGAATCCCTAAAGAAATTCAGGGGATTGCAGATGAGGTTGTGAAGTGGAATATTGCTTCTATTATCGAGGCAATTCGTAAATGTTTATCTTAA